From Triticum urartu cultivar G1812 chromosome 2, Tu2.1, whole genome shotgun sequence, a single genomic window includes:
- the LOC125541153 gene encoding peroxidase 2-like, giving the protein MGRVAIWIACVLLLAATCQGKGAPGHRVRVGYYNRKCRAAESIVRDVVGKAVSRNPGLGAGIIRMAFHDCFVQGCDASVLLDATPANPRPEKLGPPNFPSLRGFEVIDAAKAVLERVCPRVVSCADIIAFAARDAAFFLSSSLIDYKMPAGRFDGRVSLETEALQFLPPPFFNLTQLVDSFKAKNMDEDDLVVLSGAHTIGVSHCSSFTDRLPPNPSDMNPGLTRLLRSKCPVSPNFTNDPTVVQDIVTPNRMDNMYYTNLLKRNVLFISDAALLTSGKTATKVMENAFNPGSWEKKFAKAMVKMAAIELKTAANGEIRRNCRIVNK; this is encoded by the exons ATGGGTAGGGTTGCGATCTGGATCGCGTGCGTGCTGCTCCTGGCGGCGACATGCCAGGGCAAGGGGGCTCCGGGGCATAGGGTGAGGGTCGGCTACTACAACCGGAAGTGCCGCGCGGCGGAGAGCATCGTCAGGGACGTCGTCGGCAAGGCCGTCTCCCGGAACCCCGGCCTCGGCGCCGGCATCATCCGCATGGCCTTCCACGACTGCTTCGTCCAG GGCTGTGACGCGTCGGTGCTGCTGGACGCGACTCCGGCGAACCCGCGGCCGGAGAAGCTCGGCCCGCCCAACTTCCCCAGCCTGCGCGGCTTCGAGGTGATCGACGCCGCCAAGGCGGTCCTCGAGAGGGTCTGCCCTAGAGTCGTCTCCTGCGCCGACATCATCGCCTTCGCCGCACGCGACGCCGCCTTCTTCCTCAGCAGCAGCCTGATCGACTACAAGATGCCGGCGGGGCGGTTCGACGGGCGCGTGTCGCTTGAAACTGAGGCGCTGCAGTTCCTGCCCCCGCCCTTCTTCAACCTCACGCAGCTCGTCGACAGCTTCAAGGCCAAGAACATGGACGAGGACGACCTCGTGGTGCTCTCCGGCGCGCACACCATCGGCGTGTCGCACTGCTCCTCCTTCACCGACCGCCTGCCACCGAACCCCTCCGACATGAACCCGGGCCTCACCAGGCTGCTGCGGAGCAAGTGCCCCGTCAGCCCCAACTTCACCAACGACCCCACCGTGGTGCAGGACATCGTCACCCCCAACCGGATGGACAACATGTACTACACCAACCTGCTCAAGCGGAACGTGCTCTTCATCTCCGACGCGGCGTTGCTCACGTCGGGGAAGACGGCGACGAAGGTGATGGAGAACGCGTTCAACCCCGGGAGCTGGGAGAAGAAGTTCGCCAAGGCGATGGTCAAGATGGCTGCCATCGAACTCAAGACCGCTGCCAACGGCGAGATCAGGAGGAACTGTAGGATCGTCAACAAATAG